One segment of Rosa chinensis cultivar Old Blush chromosome 6, RchiOBHm-V2, whole genome shotgun sequence DNA contains the following:
- the LOC112174164 gene encoding TMV resistance protein N-like, with protein MKARKTVLRIFYDVDPSVVRNQTGSFGEAIANHEERFSDDKEKVWRWRSALTEVASFSGWNSNEWYKSKLIRDIIEVIWTKLLHTSFSYAENLVGIYSRLQPVNFLLAVGVDDVRFIGIWGMGGIGKTTMVRAVYERISHEFEFSFLLSDVGNSVEKGGLLNLEKQLISSIWTKKADISDLHEGATILRRLLGHKKVLLILDDVNHSSHLKYLAGNQEWFGSGSRVLMTTRNEHLLIEHVVVRGLKAEELNDDDSLQLFS; from the exons ATGAAAGCAAGAAAAACTGTGCTGCGAATTTTTTATGATGTTGATCCCTCTGTTGTACGAAACCAAACAGGTAGTTTTGGTGAAGCCATTGCTAATCATGAAGAAAGGTTCAGCGATGACAAGGAGAAAGTGTGGAGGTGGAGATCTGCATTAACTGAAGTGGCAAGTTTCTCAGGGTGGAATTCAAATGAATG GTACAAATCAAAGCTGATAAGAGATATTATTGAAGTTATATGGACAAAATTGTTACATACATCATTCAGTTATGCAGAAAATCTAGTTGGAATTTACTCAAGATTGCAGCCAGTCAATTTCCTTTTAGCTGTAGGGGTGGATGACGTCCGCTTCATTGGGATATGGGGAATGGGCGGGATTGGTAAGACTACTATGGTAAGAGCGGTGTATGAGAGAATCTCTCATGAATTTGAATTTAGTTTCCTTCTTTCCGATGTTGGAAACTCCGTTGAAAAAGGTGGTCTACTTAATCTAGAAAAGCAACTTATCTCTAGTATTTGGACAAAAAAGGCTGACATATCAGACCTTCATGAAGGAGCCACCATACTAAGGAGGTTGTTAGGTCACAAAAAAGTTCTTCtcattcttgatgatgtgaaccATTCAAGCCATTTAAAATATTTGGCAGGAAACCAAGAGTGGTTTGGTTCGGGGAGTAGAGTTCTTATGACAACTAGAAATGAGCATTTGTTGATTGAACATGTAGTGGTGAGAGGATTGAAGGCTGAAGAATTAAATGATGATGATTCTCTTCAGCTTTTTAGCTAG
- the LOC112170568 gene encoding disease resistance protein RUN1, with product MVGTRLYKIVYEVDLTIEVLERLVVLNLKDCKSLMDFASSVRGLKSLKVLNLSGCSKIKKLPNDMGHLESLEELHVNGTGIRELPSSIGMLERLPLLKIEDCKDLACLPINLGGLKSLKVVNISGCSNLEKLPEELGNIEWLVEVDVSRTSIRELPCSIGMLEGLVSMSLRDCKHLVCLPRSVGGLKSLKNLSLSGCLKLDKLLDELGHTPQTTHAVMPGVGLEMKCQRWADGNQVPGLGLRFTEDWGQPMSDHIWFSYVPHDYCGKYEWQDIYCQLVFSFHFHYRLNEETVQLKKCGVRIVYEEDSEELWETLLKQSNVGFNTKRGLQQYDDDDATSSSACQAYPKTI from the exons ATGGTTGGTACCAG GTTGTATAAGATTGTGTATGAGGTTGACCTGACAATTGAAGTGCTTGAAAGACTTGTTGTGCTGAACTTGAAAGATTGCAAGAGTCTCATGGATTTTGCAAGCAGTGTACGTGGCTTAAAATCTCTTAAAGTTCTGAATCTTTCTGGTTGttcaaagattaaaaaactacCGAATGACATGGGTCACTTAGAAAGTTTGGAGGAGCTTCATGTGAATGGCACGGGCATAAGAGAACTACCTTCCTCTATTGGAATGCTAGAAAGACTTCCTCTACTGAAAATAGAAGATTGCAAAGATCTTGCGTGTCTTCCAATTAATCTAGGTGGCTTAAAATCTCTCAAGGTTGTTAATATTTCTGGTTGCTCAAATCTTGAAAAATTGCCAGAGGAGTTGGGCAATATAGAGTGGTTGGTAGAAGTTGATGTGAGTAGAACTTCTATACGAGAACTGCCTTGCTCTATTGGGATGCTTGAAGGACTTGTTTCTATGTCCTTGAGAGATTGCAAACATCTTGTGTGTCTTCCAAGAAGTGTGGGTGgcttaaaatctctcaaaaaTCTCAGTCTTtctggttgcttaaagcttgACAAATTGCTGGATGAGTTGGGTCAT ACTCCGCAAACCACTCATGCAGTCATGCCTGGGGTTGGGTTGGAAATGAAGTGTCAACGTTGGGCCGATGGAAACCAGGTGCCCGGCCTTGGTCTAAGGTTTACGGAAGACTGGGGTCAACCTATGTCAGATCACATTTGGTTCTCGTATGTGCCCCATGATTATTGCGGTAAATATGAGTGGCAGGATATCTACTGTCAGCTTGTATTCTCATTTCATTTCCATTACCGGCTAAATGAGGAAACTGTGCAATTGAAGAAGTGTGGGGTCCGCATCGTATATGAGGAAGATTCAGAGGAGCTTTGGGAAACATTATTGAAGCAGAGCAATGTTGGCTTTAATACCAAGCGAGGCCTTCAacaatatgatgatgatgatgcaacATCTAGTAGTGCATGTCAAGCTTATCCAAAAACAATTTAA